A single genomic interval of uncultured Pseudodesulfovibrio sp. harbors:
- a CDS encoding ABC transporter permease: MWEFLIPLLAATVQSGTPILYATLGEMMTEKGGVLNLGVEGMMSVAALAAFWTSLSTGSPWLGFIAGGIAGMAMGALHGFVCISCLGNQVVSGLAITILGLGLTNFFGVPFVGLPAPGFDPFNFPVLSQIPVLGEIFFKHDMLVYISFIVPVLFWFFFRRTSLGMHVTATGEMPQAAGAAGLKPRVLRYFAVVGGGFLIGLGGAYLSLAYTHLWTNGLSGGRGWIAVALVIFAFWRPGRAVIGAYLFGGVMAFQLRLQAMGTNLPSSLLLMLPYVLTILVLILSAWRGRRIDAPAALGTNIEPEG; the protein is encoded by the coding sequence ATGTGGGAATTCCTTATACCGCTGCTGGCTGCCACGGTGCAGTCCGGGACGCCGATTTTGTATGCCACCCTCGGTGAAATGATGACCGAGAAGGGCGGGGTGCTGAACCTCGGCGTCGAAGGCATGATGTCTGTTGCCGCACTGGCAGCATTCTGGACGAGTCTGTCCACAGGGTCTCCGTGGCTTGGTTTCATTGCCGGGGGAATTGCCGGCATGGCCATGGGTGCCTTGCACGGCTTTGTCTGCATCAGCTGTCTTGGCAATCAGGTCGTTTCAGGGCTGGCCATTACAATTCTCGGACTGGGATTGACCAACTTTTTCGGAGTGCCTTTTGTTGGCCTTCCCGCACCCGGTTTTGACCCGTTCAATTTCCCAGTCCTTTCTCAGATTCCTGTTTTGGGTGAGATCTTTTTCAAGCACGACATGCTTGTTTATATTTCGTTTATCGTGCCGGTTCTTTTCTGGTTTTTCTTCCGACGTACAAGTCTTGGCATGCATGTGACGGCTACCGGTGAAATGCCGCAGGCCGCGGGTGCAGCAGGACTCAAACCGCGTGTCCTGAGGTATTTTGCCGTTGTTGGCGGTGGATTCCTCATTGGGCTTGGTGGAGCGTACCTGTCATTGGCATATACTCACCTCTGGACCAATGGTTTGTCTGGAGGCAGAGGATGGATTGCCGTCGCCCTTGTTATTTTTGCCTTCTGGCGTCCCGGTCGGGCCGTTATCGGAGCATATCTGTTCGGCGGTGTGATGGCTTTTCAGCTTCGGTTACAGGCGATGGGTACCAATCTTCCGTCTTCGCTGCTTTTGATGCTGCCCTATGTCCTGACCATTCTGGTGCTCATTCTTTCCGCATGGCGCGGTCGTCGCATTGATGCCCCTGCCGCCCTCGGAACCAACATCGAGCCGGAGGGTTAG
- a CDS encoding ABC transporter permease, with protein sequence MFKIIKRDEPWKWGALVILLGALLFSLAVSALLLVGQGKDVFEGLNILWQGSFGHLWALEGALLKAIPLFLCSLGVAVAFRMQIWNIGAEGQFALGAIGATWMALSFPDLSPVILMPLMFIMAFILGGIWALIPAILKLKLRVNEIISTLMLNYIAILLLDYLVFGVWKDPTSFGFPMTPEFSSNAIIHGIAGTKVHWGLLFCFVVGVGLWAFMRFTRLGYELQASGEGARVAKYAKIRYGMLVMFVMCLSGGFAGWAGCVETSAVLNRLQPSLMVGYGYTAIVVAWLARLEPLNIAFASFLLAALRVGVENLQLELQIPAAYGSILEGLILLSVLAGQFFLTYKLERKRSQVK encoded by the coding sequence GTGTTTAAGATAATAAAAAGAGACGAACCCTGGAAGTGGGGCGCCCTGGTGATACTCCTGGGCGCCCTGCTCTTTTCCCTGGCCGTGAGCGCATTGCTGCTCGTCGGGCAGGGTAAAGACGTTTTCGAGGGGTTGAATATTTTGTGGCAGGGGAGTTTCGGCCATCTTTGGGCCTTGGAAGGTGCATTGCTTAAAGCCATTCCGCTTTTCCTGTGCTCCCTCGGCGTCGCCGTCGCCTTTCGCATGCAGATATGGAATATCGGTGCGGAGGGGCAGTTTGCGCTTGGTGCCATCGGCGCGACGTGGATGGCTCTCAGTTTTCCCGATTTGTCCCCAGTCATTCTGATGCCGCTCATGTTTATCATGGCGTTTATTCTTGGCGGTATCTGGGCGCTCATTCCTGCCATTCTCAAATTGAAACTCCGGGTGAATGAAATCATTTCCACCCTGATGCTCAATTATATCGCCATACTGCTGCTTGACTATCTTGTCTTCGGCGTCTGGAAAGACCCGACCAGCTTCGGTTTTCCCATGACTCCCGAATTTTCGTCTAATGCCATTATTCACGGCATCGCCGGGACCAAGGTTCACTGGGGTCTGCTTTTCTGCTTTGTCGTCGGCGTCGGCCTGTGGGCCTTTATGCGCTTCACTCGTCTCGGTTACGAGCTTCAGGCGAGTGGTGAGGGCGCCCGTGTGGCCAAGTATGCCAAGATTCGTTACGGCATGCTTGTCATGTTCGTCATGTGTCTTTCCGGCGGATTTGCCGGATGGGCCGGATGCGTCGAGACATCAGCCGTTCTCAACCGGCTTCAGCCGAGCCTGATGGTCGGATACGGATATACCGCCATTGTCGTGGCATGGCTTGCGCGGCTTGAGCCGCTGAATATTGCTTTTGCTTCATTTTTACTTGCAGCACTTCGAGTTGGCGTCGAGAATCTCCAGCTCGAACTGCAAATCCCGGCTGCTTACGGTTCCATTCTTGAAGGGCTGATTCTGCTTTCGGTGTTGGCTGGACAGTTCTTTCTTACATATAAACTGGAACGGAAGCGTTCCCAGGTGAAATAA
- a CDS encoding BMP family ABC transporter substrate-binding protein, whose product MKKMLKLFVAFAAMALLLSLVACGEAPQEKKAEEPAAEKAEAPKEEPKTIKAGFVYVSPVGDAGYSYAHDLGRKAVDALDYTTTAFVESVPEGADSERVIRNMARKGFDIIFTTSFGYMDPTIKVAKEFPEVDFMHCSGFKKAENVNNYFGRIYQSRYLTGMVSGAMTKTNKLGYVAAFPIPEVIRGINAFALGAREVNPDAEIRVVWTKTWYDPALEKDAAKSLLDAGCDVIAQHQDSPAPQEAAQEAGAYSVGYNSDMSSFAPKAHLTSAIWNWGPMYVKMIEQVKNGTWKGDQSMWWSMQDGVVDIAPMGPMVPEDVKAKVNARKAELKAGKDTIFAGPIKNQKGEVVIAEGTTAPDGDLLGMTWFVEGVVGTTE is encoded by the coding sequence ATGAAAAAAATGCTGAAACTGTTTGTTGCATTCGCCGCCATGGCGTTGCTGCTGTCCCTCGTCGCGTGTGGCGAAGCCCCGCAGGAGAAAAAGGCTGAAGAGCCTGCCGCTGAAAAAGCGGAAGCTCCCAAGGAAGAGCCCAAAACCATCAAGGCCGGATTCGTTTACGTTTCACCGGTCGGCGATGCCGGTTACTCCTACGCCCACGATCTGGGCCGCAAGGCTGTAGACGCTCTGGACTACACCACGACCGCTTTTGTCGAATCCGTTCCTGAAGGTGCTGATTCCGAGCGTGTAATCCGCAACATGGCCCGTAAAGGCTTTGATATCATCTTCACCACCAGTTTCGGTTACATGGACCCGACCATCAAGGTCGCCAAGGAATTTCCCGAAGTTGATTTCATGCACTGCTCCGGCTTCAAGAAAGCTGAGAACGTGAACAACTACTTCGGTCGTATTTACCAGTCCCGTTATCTGACCGGTATGGTTTCCGGCGCCATGACCAAGACCAACAAGCTTGGCTATGTTGCTGCTTTCCCGATTCCGGAAGTCATTCGCGGCATCAATGCTTTTGCTCTCGGTGCCCGTGAAGTGAATCCTGACGCCGAAATTCGTGTCGTCTGGACAAAGACCTGGTACGATCCGGCTCTGGAAAAAGACGCAGCCAAGAGCCTTCTGGATGCTGGCTGTGACGTGATCGCACAGCATCAGGATTCTCCCGCACCGCAGGAAGCCGCTCAGGAAGCCGGAGCCTACTCCGTCGGGTACAACTCCGATATGTCTTCCTTTGCTCCCAAGGCGCATCTGACTTCCGCCATCTGGAACTGGGGGCCGATGTACGTCAAGATGATTGAGCAGGTGAAGAACGGTACATGGAAGGGTGACCAGTCCATGTGGTGGTCCATGCAGGACGGTGTCGTTGATATCGCTCCCATGGGTCCGATGGTTCCTGAAGACGTCAAGGCCAAGGTCAACGCCCGCAAGGCCGAACTCAAGGCAGGCAAGGACACCATCTTTGCCGGTCCGATCAAGAACCAGAAAGGTGAAGTAGTTATCGCAGAAGGTACGACTGCTCCTGACGGCGACCTGCTCGGCATGACCTGGTTTGTCGAAGGCGTTGTCGGTACTACTGAATAA
- the gpt gene encoding xanthine phosphoribosyltransferase, which yields MGDKSRYQKMYPVSWEQLHRDCRALSWRLMEKGPWKGIIAITRGGLVPAAILARELDIHLIDTICLSSYDWKEQGDTNVLKAVENDGEGWLLIDDLVDTGKTAKVAKDMVPNAHFATVYAKPEGRPMVDTFITEVSQDTWILFPWDAGSQFVEPIIQVSE from the coding sequence ATGGGTGACAAGAGTCGTTATCAAAAAATGTACCCGGTTTCGTGGGAACAGTTGCATCGTGATTGTCGGGCGCTTTCTTGGCGTTTGATGGAAAAAGGTCCTTGGAAAGGGATTATCGCCATTACTCGCGGAGGCCTTGTTCCGGCTGCCATTCTTGCCCGTGAACTTGATATCCATCTGATCGATACCATTTGTCTTTCGAGTTATGACTGGAAAGAGCAGGGTGATACGAATGTCCTCAAAGCTGTCGAAAATGACGGTGAAGGCTGGCTCTTGATAGACGATCTGGTCGATACCGGAAAAACGGCCAAGGTAGCAAAAGACATGGTGCCGAATGCCCATTTTGCTACGGTTTACGCCAAGCCTGAAGGACGTCCCATGGTGGATACATTTATTACCGAAGTCAGTCAGGATACGTGGATTCTTTTCCCGTGGGATGCCGGTTCTCAGTTTGTGGAACCGATCATTCAGGTTTCCGAGTAA
- a CDS encoding FAD-dependent oxidoreductase, giving the protein MAKYDYDIGVIGGGAAGLTVASGASQLGLKTLLIEKAPLLGGDCLHYGCVPSKTLIKTASVYHQMRHADEYGLPPVDLPAVNFKQIARRIQSVIESVQVHDSEERFCSLGVEVSFGEASFIDEHQVDLGERRVSAKFWVLATGSEPSVPPIPGLADVDYLTNKDIFSLDALPSSLIVVGGGPIGCEMSQAFARLGTDVRILQRNCQVLPVEDEDMAAVVQDSLRAEGVGLDLCANTKVVRKIPGGIEVEYESDGVSHVIKAEKILVAAGRAPNVGSLKLENAGVEYDRRGVKTDTRLRTSQKHIFAAGDVLGKYLFTHAAGYEGGVIISNAVFRLPRKVDYKWLPWCTYTEPELASVGMNEKAAGKAGLECSVWKEDFADNDRARAEGASVGKIKLLLDKREKPLGVQIVGVHAGEIAAEWVAALNAKMGLASMASAIHPYPTVSEINKRVAGKVLSSKLFSEKVRKTLGFIFDYKGRACSLD; this is encoded by the coding sequence ATGGCGAAATATGATTATGATATCGGCGTGATCGGTGGCGGAGCGGCAGGGCTGACTGTTGCTTCGGGAGCATCCCAACTCGGTCTCAAGACGCTTTTGATCGAGAAAGCCCCTTTGCTCGGCGGAGATTGCCTTCATTATGGATGCGTACCCAGCAAGACGCTTATCAAGACGGCATCTGTCTATCATCAGATGCGTCATGCCGACGAATACGGGTTGCCGCCGGTTGACCTTCCCGCTGTGAATTTCAAGCAGATAGCGCGACGAATTCAGTCCGTCATTGAAAGTGTGCAGGTGCATGATTCCGAGGAGCGTTTTTGCAGTCTTGGTGTGGAAGTCTCATTTGGCGAGGCTTCTTTCATCGACGAGCATCAGGTTGATTTGGGCGAGAGGCGGGTTTCCGCAAAATTCTGGGTGCTGGCGACTGGGTCCGAGCCTTCGGTTCCTCCCATTCCGGGCCTTGCTGATGTCGATTACCTGACAAACAAGGACATTTTTTCACTTGATGCCTTGCCGTCTTCGCTTATTGTTGTCGGTGGTGGGCCGATCGGGTGCGAGATGTCGCAGGCGTTTGCCCGTCTTGGAACGGATGTGCGTATCTTGCAGCGAAATTGTCAGGTCTTGCCTGTTGAAGATGAAGACATGGCAGCGGTGGTGCAGGATTCGCTGAGAGCCGAAGGTGTCGGGCTGGATTTGTGTGCGAATACGAAAGTAGTGCGTAAGATTCCCGGTGGTATTGAAGTCGAGTATGAAAGTGATGGCGTGTCACATGTCATCAAGGCGGAAAAGATACTGGTTGCGGCGGGGCGTGCGCCTAATGTTGGAAGTCTGAAGCTCGAAAACGCGGGAGTGGAATACGACAGGCGGGGGGTAAAAACGGATACCCGTCTCAGGACGTCACAAAAGCATATTTTCGCGGCAGGGGATGTGTTGGGCAAGTATCTCTTTACGCATGCTGCGGGTTATGAAGGGGGAGTCATCATTTCCAATGCGGTATTCAGGTTGCCGCGCAAAGTCGATTACAAGTGGCTGCCGTGGTGCACCTATACCGAACCGGAATTGGCAAGTGTCGGGATGAATGAAAAAGCTGCTGGAAAGGCCGGTCTTGAATGTTCCGTATGGAAAGAGGATTTTGCCGATAATGACCGTGCCCGGGCTGAAGGTGCGTCGGTCGGGAAAATCAAATTGTTGCTCGACAAGAGGGAAAAGCCTTTGGGGGTGCAGATTGTCGGTGTGCATGCCGGTGAAATTGCAGCGGAATGGGTAGCCGCCTTGAATGCGAAAATGGGGTTGGCTTCCATGGCCTCGGCGATACATCCATATCCGACTGTAAGCGAAATCAACAAGCGTGTGGCTGGTAAAGTCCTTTCCTCAAAACTGTTTTCTGAAAAAGTGCGTAAGACGCTTGGATTTATTTTCGATTACAAAGGGCGTGCCTGTTCTCTTGATTAA
- a CDS encoding TVP38/TMEM64 family protein, translated as MRSGMIKRILVVSVIICLIASYFFFDFDQYLSLEYIKSSRERFQVLYAEHTFTVIAVYFAVYVAATALALPAAAVLTLAGGALFGFMAGTVIVSFASSIGATVAFIVARYLLRDWVQGRFADKLRKINEGVERDGAFYLFTLRLIPIFPFFAINTVVALTPMRLFTYYWVSQVGMFPATLVYVNAGKELGRIDSFSGLLSPSLIISFAILGIFPLVMKKVLGWYQARRRKDGEI; from the coding sequence ATGCGGTCCGGAATGATAAAGCGAATTCTTGTTGTTTCCGTCATTATCTGTTTGATTGCATCGTACTTCTTTTTTGATTTTGACCAGTATTTATCCCTTGAATACATCAAGTCCTCGCGAGAACGGTTTCAGGTTCTTTATGCCGAACATACATTTACGGTCATAGCAGTCTATTTCGCCGTGTATGTTGCGGCGACGGCCTTGGCTCTTCCCGCGGCAGCGGTGCTCACCCTTGCCGGGGGAGCGCTGTTCGGGTTCATGGCCGGTACGGTCATTGTTTCCTTTGCCAGCAGCATCGGAGCCACCGTAGCCTTTATCGTCGCCAGATACCTGCTGCGGGACTGGGTGCAGGGGCGATTTGCTGATAAGCTTCGAAAAATAAATGAGGGCGTCGAGAGGGACGGTGCCTTTTATCTGTTTACTCTTCGTTTGATTCCGATTTTTCCTTTTTTCGCTATCAATACGGTTGTTGCGCTGACACCCATGCGGCTGTTTACCTATTACTGGGTTTCACAGGTGGGCATGTTTCCGGCGACTCTTGTATACGTCAATGCGGGCAAGGAGCTTGGGCGGATTGATTCCTTTTCCGGGCTTCTTTCCCCGAGCCTCATTATATCGTTTGCGATATTGGGCATATTCCCCTTGGTCATGAAGAAAGTGCTTGGTTGGTATCAGGCACGGAGGCGGAAGGATGGCGAAATATGA
- a CDS encoding glucokinase, which produces MAYILAADIGGTNSRFACFSIKGGAPVMEKSIWLKTHEATSFPHLLEMLWESDFGFTHDMFSAVSIAVPGAVQHGVVSGCLPNAPWGVDLRNIDYGWKRACLINDFAAQAFACRTGIVDDAMVIQEGVPLEDGVIGVIGAGTGLGYSALVPCGKGWTALPSEGGHMAFPFTGMKEAEYGEFNRRESGRNWAEGDTVVTGLGLRLIHKYLTGEELTAEEISSQIIPESETTRWYARFYGRACRNWAIAMMAYGGMFIAGGVAAKNPMLVTAPEFLEEFHNSHFYEEFLRSVPIRLNANEESGLYGAAFHGVQLLNH; this is translated from the coding sequence ATGGCGTATATTCTGGCTGCTGATATCGGCGGCACCAATAGTCGATTTGCATGTTTTTCCATCAAGGGCGGTGCGCCTGTCATGGAAAAATCAATTTGGTTGAAAACGCATGAAGCAACATCGTTTCCTCATTTGCTGGAAATGCTGTGGGAGAGTGATTTCGGTTTCACTCACGACATGTTCAGTGCCGTGAGCATAGCTGTTCCAGGGGCGGTGCAGCATGGAGTGGTGTCGGGGTGTCTGCCGAATGCGCCGTGGGGCGTTGATCTGAGAAATATCGACTACGGGTGGAAGCGGGCCTGTTTGATAAATGATTTTGCGGCGCAGGCGTTCGCTTGCCGCACGGGGATAGTCGATGACGCCATGGTCATTCAGGAGGGAGTGCCGCTTGAAGATGGTGTGATCGGAGTCATTGGGGCCGGAACTGGACTTGGATATTCCGCGCTTGTTCCGTGCGGGAAAGGGTGGACCGCCCTGCCTTCGGAAGGCGGACACATGGCGTTCCCTTTTACCGGGATGAAAGAAGCGGAGTATGGCGAATTCAATCGTCGGGAAAGCGGGCGCAACTGGGCTGAAGGTGATACGGTTGTAACCGGACTCGGGCTGCGGTTGATTCACAAATATTTGACGGGTGAGGAGCTGACAGCCGAAGAAATATCAAGCCAAATAATCCCAGAGAGCGAGACGACCAGATGGTACGCACGTTTTTATGGGCGCGCTTGTCGAAATTGGGCCATTGCCATGATGGCCTACGGTGGAATGTTTATCGCTGGCGGGGTGGCTGCGAAAAATCCCATGCTGGTCACTGCTCCCGAGTTTCTGGAAGAGTTTCACAATTCGCATTTTTACGAAGAGTTTTTGCGTTCCGTTCCGATTCGGCTCAATGCGAATGAGGAGAGCGGGTTGTACGGTGCGGCGTTTCATGGAGTACAGCTTCTGAATCATTAA
- a CDS encoding MotA/TolQ/ExbB proton channel family protein, whose protein sequence is MNRKNLAGVVISLIIFIGSFLLTGAAAAYWNVAALLVVVSGLTAAMFISYPVSHVKNAFKVAKNAYANGRISSEEIVNTLLDLSVKSKVDGVLSLERSEAKATSSFLKNGLILLVDNYKEEEIRETLNAEMAFFNLRRQQSERFFQTLARMAPAFGVAGSVIGLIGLLMGINDTAVILKNIPVAFISTLYGLVLSNLLFSPIAENINFSTRSELLNQKLVLEGIVAISKEQNSYKLERKLASFLSPSEREGKTETLRRITREYVQRRKQPVEPADAEEEKSLMSDVTEAA, encoded by the coding sequence ATGAACAGGAAAAACCTGGCAGGCGTTGTTATAAGCCTCATTATCTTTATCGGCAGTTTTTTGTTGACTGGTGCCGCCGCAGCCTACTGGAATGTCGCGGCTCTGCTGGTTGTCGTCTCCGGACTGACGGCTGCGATGTTCATCAGCTATCCAGTCTCTCACGTGAAGAATGCCTTCAAGGTCGCGAAAAATGCGTATGCAAATGGTCGTATTTCTTCCGAGGAGATAGTGAATACGCTTCTTGATCTGTCCGTGAAGAGCAAGGTTGACGGCGTCTTGTCACTTGAACGGAGCGAAGCCAAGGCTACCAGTTCCTTTTTGAAAAACGGATTGATTCTTCTGGTGGACAATTACAAGGAAGAAGAGATTCGTGAAACACTGAATGCCGAGATGGCTTTTTTCAATCTCCGTCGGCAGCAGAGTGAGCGTTTTTTCCAGACATTGGCCCGAATGGCTCCCGCATTTGGTGTTGCCGGAAGTGTTATCGGACTGATCGGTCTGCTTATGGGTATCAATGACACCGCCGTGATTCTGAAAAACATACCTGTGGCTTTCATATCCACTCTGTACGGACTTGTTTTGAGCAACCTGCTTTTTTCTCCCATTGCCGAAAACATCAACTTTTCCACCCGATCCGAATTGTTGAATCAGAAGCTCGTTCTTGAAGGTATCGTTGCTATAAGCAAGGAGCAGAATTCCTATAAGCTTGAACGCAAGCTCGCATCCTTCCTCAGCCCGAGTGAGCGCGAAGGCAAGACGGAAACTTTGCGGCGTATAACCCGTGAATACGTGCAGAGGAGAAAACAGCCTGTGGAGCCTGCGGATGCAGAAGAAGAGAAGTCTTTGATGTCCGATGTGACAGAAGCTGCGTAG
- a CDS encoding OmpA family protein, protein MRDMEKNFTRNFSSFEETDGSSHAHGMNDWVVPWADLMMVMFVLFVVLFIYASSHQDVKILFSQQSAEDASSASSLDPLIGLIGQIASRADTRGSQDIVRMAEDQVLYRSRADGVSVVREGSGRIRVTLRGEVFFGENQSDLKVGSERYLQEIAEVVKLSVGAVHVIGYASEDETTGTDGLTLSSQRAADVARHLIEEFEILPKRLSITGRGSFHPELPGTSQANQALNRRVEIIITNTI, encoded by the coding sequence ATGCGAGATATGGAAAAGAATTTTACCCGGAATTTTTCGTCATTCGAAGAGACTGACGGATCGTCACATGCACACGGCATGAATGACTGGGTAGTGCCGTGGGCTGACTTGATGATGGTCATGTTCGTTCTGTTCGTTGTGTTGTTTATTTATGCGAGCTCACATCAGGACGTGAAAATTCTGTTCAGCCAGCAGAGCGCCGAGGACGCAAGCAGTGCGAGTTCGCTCGATCCCTTGATCGGTCTGATTGGACAGATTGCAAGCAGGGCGGATACTCGCGGGTCACAGGATATTGTTCGCATGGCAGAGGATCAGGTGTTGTATCGTTCTCGTGCAGACGGCGTTTCCGTCGTGCGCGAAGGATCGGGCCGGATTCGGGTCACGTTGCGGGGTGAGGTCTTTTTCGGGGAAAACCAGTCGGACTTGAAGGTCGGATCTGAGCGATATTTGCAGGAAATAGCAGAGGTCGTAAAACTGAGTGTCGGTGCTGTCCATGTCATCGGATATGCGTCGGAAGACGAAACGACCGGAACTGACGGGCTGACTCTCTCCAGCCAACGAGCGGCAGATGTCGCCCGACATTTGATTGAAGAGTTCGAGATTCTTCCCAAGCGGCTGAGCATAACCGGACGGGGTTCCTTTCATCCGGAATTGCCCGGTACTTCGCAAGCCAATCAGGCGCTTAATCGGCGAGTTGAAATTATCATAACCAATACGATCTGA
- a CDS encoding Maf family protein, which yields MNKTTNGPFKTTETIILASGSPRRRELLADLGLDFEVHPSTADEPAPLPDEDATQYAKRMAEMKTLDVATSFTGRTVLGADTIVVLDGQIMGKPADEIDALAKLTSLSGKTHQVITAFCLFLPDGNTTTQAVSTDVDMRASGKEELESYIATGEPMDKAGAYAIQGIGTFLVTAIRGSYTNVVGLPVARVLEELLDTGIIQPRKN from the coding sequence ATGAATAAAACAACAAACGGTCCTTTCAAGACAACGGAAACCATTATCCTTGCATCAGGTTCACCGCGCAGGCGGGAACTGCTCGCCGATTTGGGGCTGGACTTTGAAGTCCACCCAAGCACAGCGGACGAACCCGCCCCCTTACCAGACGAAGATGCAACCCAATACGCCAAACGCATGGCGGAAATGAAAACGCTGGACGTCGCAACGAGTTTCACAGGCAGAACCGTACTTGGCGCAGACACCATCGTCGTCCTGGACGGACAGATCATGGGAAAACCGGCAGACGAAATAGATGCCCTTGCCAAACTCACGTCACTTTCAGGAAAAACCCACCAAGTCATCACGGCTTTCTGTCTCTTTCTGCCTGACGGCAACACAACGACACAGGCTGTCAGTACGGATGTTGACATGCGTGCCTCCGGCAAGGAGGAACTTGAAAGCTACATCGCCACTGGTGAACCCATGGACAAGGCGGGAGCCTACGCCATTCAAGGAATCGGAACGTTTCTTGTGACGGCCATCAGAGGCTCATACACCAACGTTGTCGGCCTGCCTGTTGCGCGAGTGCTGGAGGAACTTCTTGATACCGGAATCATTCAACCCCGGAAAAACTGA
- a CDS encoding phosphatidylglycerophosphatase A: MNQKSPIDILATALATLGPIGHFPKAPGTWGSLASIIAAPWLFLPLQLGERIAVLIAILAVGTWACSRAEAVFKKKDPGCVIIDELFGQWLTLLFFAAMPLWQLALAFVLFRVFDIFKPWPVKWAENAFPGGLGVMIDDGVAGLYALGCLHLISSFI; the protein is encoded by the coding sequence ATGAATCAAAAATCTCCCATAGACATACTGGCTACGGCTCTTGCGACCCTCGGTCCTATCGGGCATTTCCCAAAAGCTCCCGGCACATGGGGATCACTGGCTTCCATTATCGCCGCACCGTGGCTGTTCCTGCCCCTGCAACTGGGTGAACGCATTGCCGTGCTAATAGCGATACTGGCCGTCGGCACATGGGCCTGTTCCCGTGCTGAGGCTGTTTTCAAAAAGAAGGACCCCGGTTGCGTCATCATCGACGAACTCTTCGGGCAATGGCTCACCCTGCTCTTTTTTGCCGCCATGCCGCTTTGGCAGCTTGCATTGGCCTTTGTACTGTTTCGTGTTTTTGACATTTTCAAACCATGGCCCGTCAAGTGGGCAGAAAATGCTTTTCCCGGTGGTCTCGGTGTCATGATCGACGACGGCGTGGCAGGTCTTTATGCACTGGGTTGCCTGCATCTCATCAGCTCTTTCATTTAA
- the pal gene encoding peptidoglycan-associated lipoprotein Pal — protein MKSRWHLAILVLLAFALVIGAGCAKKKTTSTPPGAQVEVKDDTKWAPPPPPEEPKVDEAALAAEAEARAKAEAKEELTSVTIHFAFDSYELDEEARAVLALKANIMRRYSGFRVVIEGHCDERGTEEYNLALGERRARAAYEHLVILGVAPERMSIVSFGEERPANPAHNETAWAENRRDEFVVQ, from the coding sequence ATGAAATCAAGATGGCATCTTGCAATTTTGGTCCTTTTGGCTTTTGCGCTCGTTATTGGCGCTGGTTGTGCCAAGAAAAAGACGACCAGCACCCCCCCCGGCGCACAGGTTGAGGTCAAGGACGACACCAAGTGGGCTCCGCCTCCGCCGCCTGAAGAACCGAAGGTGGATGAAGCTGCCCTGGCCGCTGAAGCAGAGGCTCGTGCCAAGGCTGAGGCCAAGGAAGAGCTGACCAGCGTAACCATTCATTTCGCTTTTGATTCCTATGAATTGGATGAAGAAGCCCGCGCCGTTTTGGCTCTCAAGGCCAATATCATGCGCCGATATTCCGGCTTCCGTGTCGTCATCGAAGGCCATTGTGATGAACGTGGTACGGAAGAATACAATCTTGCGCTTGGTGAACGCCGTGCCCGTGCTGCCTATGAGCACCTTGTCATTCTCGGTGTCGCTCCGGAACGCATGAGCATTGTGAGCTTCGGTGAAGAACGTCCGGCTAATCCGGCGCATAACGAAACTGCATGGGCTGAAAACCGCAGAGACGAGTTCGTGGTTCAGTAG